The sequence GGATCCGCAGCACCTCGAGGTCCTCTTGCTGTATGAACACCGACTGCAGCATCGCGACGACTTCGTCGACCTGCGCCGCCGTGGCCGCCAGCAGCTGGGACAGCGCGACCACGGCCGGGCCGAAGTACGGCTGCCCGGTCGCGGGCTGAGAGAACGGGTCGATCCGGCTGCGGGAGTCCAGCCAGCCGCGGTGCAGCGACACCACCCAGTCCACCAGCGTGATGAAGGAGGTCTGGATGCGCTCCTCTTCGATCGTGTTGACCTCGCGCGAAGTCAGGCCGAACTCGTCGCGCAGCCGGCCGATGTGGCCGCCCACGGTGTCCGCTTCCGTGCCGTCCGGTGCGCTCGACGCCCCGGTCTGCCCGAGCAGCAGCGCGAAGAGCTGGTCGACGCGGGGCACGCGGATGAGCGGGCTCTCCAGCTCCTGGCGGATCTGCTCGAGGTCGTGCCGGACGAGGGCCCGCAGACCTTCGGCGTTGTCGGGATCCGCGTTCGTCCGCAGTGGACGGAGGGCGTCGAGCAACGCGAGCGCGTCTTTCGCCGCGCTGCGGGCGCGGGCCGCCAGGGACGCCTGACCGCCGGTGACCGCGCCCAGGTCGGCCTGGATCGCGTACCCGCGCGGGGTCCACTTCGCCTCGGTGCGCCCCCCGACCTCGGACAGCCCGAAGCTGCCGGTCAGCGCGGCGACGAAGCCCTTCGTGTCGCCATCGCGCCACTTCCAGCCGAGGACGTCGCTGATCGCTTGCTCGGCCAGCTTGCCCGCCGGGGGCGACGAGGGATACGGCCGGACCGACGACGGGTACGCCGTGTCGACCTCCTGCGCGTGCGGCAGCTGAGCGCCGCGGTCTTGTTCGGTGTTCATCGGTCTGCCCCACATCCGTCGAGTACGGCCAGTTCCACTGCTTCTCGCCAGCACCGCAGCATCGCGTCTTCCGCGTCCCGCAACGCGTCGACGCAACGGTCGGCGCCACGCCTGACGCCCTTCACCCACCCGCGCCATTCGGTCTCCCGCTCCCGGGCTCCGCGCAGCAACGCGGTCACCGTGGCGGGGGAGCGGTACTCGTCGTCGATCCGGCGGCGGATCCACAACAGCGCGGTGGCCGTGGTGTACAGGCCGTCGGCGGTGGCGGGTGTGCGCGCCGCCGCGAGGAGTTCGGCGGTGCCCTCGGTGGCGATGTCGCCGAGGTGGTCGGCCACGGCGAGCCCGTCACCCGGCGGGCGGTCCTCGCACACCGCCAGTTCGAGACCGTGCCAGGCGTCGGCGAGCAGGGCGACTTTGGCCCGCAGGTCGGCGACTTCGGCGCGGAACGTCATCGTGACTTCCTCCCGAGCTCCTCCATGAAGAACCCGACCAGCCGCCGGGGTGGCGCCATCCGCCGGTCGAGCGCGAACCGGACCGCGCCGATGAGGAAGCGTTCCGGCACCACACCGGGCGAGACGCCGTCGGCGAGGCGTTCGGCGGCTTCTTCGATCATCGCCTGCTCCTTGGGCTCGAACCGCAGTACCGCGGCCAGTGGCCGGTGCCCGAGCGACGGGTACGACGTGAAGCACATCGCGTCCACCACCGCCGGGATCGCCGTGGCGGCCGTGGCCTGCAGCGCGTCCGGAGCTCCGAACAGCTTGGCGCTCGGGTATAGCCGTCGCCACAGCTCGGCGTAGGAGTCCGCGTGCCGGCGGAAACCCATGCGCCGCAACAGCTCGATCGAGAGCTTCGCCCGCAGGTACGGCACCGGGTGTACGGCGCGGGGCGAGAAGCCCAGGGTTTCCAGGCCGGTTCGGCCGATGACGTCGATGAGCGAGCCGACCACCGCCGGGCCACCCAGCGACACCGCGGCCAAGTCCGCGAACGTCTCACGGTTCCAGCGGACCCAAACCGCCACCACCTCGGGCGGCACGCCCGCTTCGGTGAGCCGGGTCGCCACCCGCAGGGGGATCGCCCGGGCCAGCCCGAGGTCGTTCTGCAGGTTGTGGCTGACCTCGTGCAGCACGGCGCCGAGCGTCCAAGGGTTCACCAGCCGGTGGTACGGCAGCTGGATCAGCGGAAACGGGTTCAGCCGGTTTCCCAGCCGTCGCAACGGAATCCCGCGCCGTGACGTCGCCGGGCCGCCGCCGTGACGCAGGTAGCAGAACGGCGGCGGCGTCGGGATCGGCCGCCAGCGCCCGAGACCGAGGTAGGCGTACTGGTAGCAGTCCAGCGCGATCCGGTCGCAGGCGACCAGCCACGGCGCGAACGCGGTCTGCCGCTGGTTGAACAGGTCGAGGTAGAAGTTCCAGATCTGCTCGGTCGCGCGCACCCAGTGGTGCGCCCGCGACTTGGCGCGCAGCAGCTCCGCCGGGTCCACCGGCTCGACGGCGGCCCGGTCGACCGCGCGCACCGAAGCGCGCAGCGGCCCGCGCAACGTCGTCATCATCCGGTTGACCGCGACCAGGTGCGCCCGGCTCGGCCCGGTCGCCGGGTCGCCGAACTCCTCCCACCGGAAGGGCCGCAACGCATCGGTGTGTCGGCGTGCGTTGGTGACCTGGGTCCGCGCCCACCCCGCCAGGCTTTCCCCGGCCGTCGGCCGTGCTCGCCGGAACCCGGTGGGCACGGCCGCGGCGCCGGTTCGGACGGGGCGTGGCTCAACGGCGGCGGGCACGGCCGCACGCCTTGCGCCGTCCCGCGCCGGAGCGCGTCTGGGCCCGCCGGGCGGTGTGCTGCCGGCGCCGCGGCTGCTGCGGGCGCTGCCGGTGGCTGTGGCTGTGACCGCCGCCGCCGCCGCGGCCGTGGCTGTGGCCGCGGTGCGGTCCGCTCGCGGCATCCACGGCGTGACCGACCAGCCGTCGGCTGACGTAGCGTGCGTTGATGGGGCGGCCGTCGGCGTAGCGGCGGCCGACGTCGCGCGCGGTCTGGCCGAGGATTCGCGGCACGTGGCGGACGGCGTGCCGCGTGGCCGGGTTGCGCCACAGCTTCTTGCCGAGGTTGACCGCGCCGCGGATGAGCTGCGGGCCGTGCTTGATGATCTTCGGCAGAGCCCACTTCGCCGCCTGGAACGCGAGCGGCGCGAGTGCGGCGAGAAACGCTTCGGCCTCCTGCTCGCTCTCCGCGTTTTCGGCCTGGAAAGCCAGCTGCGCCAGCATTTCCGCATCGGAGTAGACGCGCCGGGCGGGATTGCTGAAGCCCTCGTCCTCGAGCTCGAACTCCATCTCCAGCTCGCGGACGACCGCTTCGAACTCGGCTTCCGCTTCGTACTCGTCTTCGTACTCGTCTTCGTCCTCGTACTCGAGCTCGTCCTCCAGCTCCCCGGCCAGCTCGCCGTATTCGCCTTCGTCTTCGAACTCGCTCTCCAACTCGCCGAGGCCGGCCTCCAGCTCGTCTTCGAGCTCCGCCTCCACCTCCCGGATCAGTTCGTCTTCCAGCTCGCCATCCACGGCCGGGTAACGACGGCTCATTGCGTTCCCCTCTCGTCGAGCACCCAGTGCACGCTGTCCGGGCCGGGACGAGTAGTCGCACGTCCGTGGCGGGCCCGAATCGGCTAGTCGGTCGTTGTCACACGAATCGACGATGCGCGGCAGCCGGTTTCCGGGTTTGCTTGGAGCGGAGGAGTGGTCGGGGAACCGGGGGGAACGTCGATGACGACGAGTTTGTCGGCCGTGGCAGCCGTGCACACGCCGGTGCGGCGCCGCGAAGCCAGGAGTCCGGCGGTGAGCGACGACGAGACCGTCCGAGGCCTGGCGAGAGCGTTGGTCAGGCGGGCCGCCGAGCTGGCGGACCCGGACTCGGCCGGGCGGCGGCCGCTGCTGGACGTGACGGAGATGGGTGTCCGTTGCCTGCTCGTGCCGGTGGTGCCGGCGGCGCACGACCTGCTGAGCCCCCGGGAGCACGAGGTCGCCCGGATGGTGGCGCAGGGCTGCACGAACCGCGCGATCGCCCGGGTGCTCGACATCAGCCTGTACACGGTTTCGGCCCACATGCGGCGGATCTTCACGAAACTCGGAGTGGGCACCCGCGCGGCGATGGTGGCGGCCCTGTCGGGCCAGGACGCACCCGGCGGCTTCGACGCGGTGTGACTACACCGCCGCTGCTCGCGAAGCGAAGCCTCGAACCATGGTCGGGATGACAGGATTTGAACCTGCGACCCTCCGCTCCCAAAGCGGATGCGCTACCAAGCTGCGCCACATCCCGGCACCCCGAGGGGGGTGTGTGATCAGCCTAGCGTGTCACGCTAAGCTGGCCACGCACCCGGGTACCTCCGGGGGCACGCGGGTGTAGCTCAATGGTAGAGCCCTAGTCTTCCAAACTAGCTACGCGGGTTCGATTCCCGTCACCCGCTCCACCGCTGTAAGAGGCGGCGTCGCGAGCCGAAGCGGCGTCCGCCTCCAGCGAAGCCGCGATCACATCCAGGAGCTTGTCCGTGTCGACCGGCTTCGTGATGTAGTCGTCCGCCCCGCTGGCCAGCGTGCGGGCCCGGTCCTCCGCTGTCGCCTTCGCCGTCACCGCGATCACCGGCAGGTCGGCGTTCGCCGCCTCCGCGCGGATCGCCGCGATCGTCGCGTTGCCGTCGAGTTCCGGCATCATCACGTCCATCAGCACCAGGGCCGTGTCCTCGTTGCGCTCGAGGGCGCGGATGCCGTCCACGCCCGTCTCGGCGTAGATGACCTCCAGGCCCGCCTGCTCCAGGACCGCGGCCAGGGCGAACACGTTCCGCAGGTCGTCGTCGACGATCAGGACCTTCTCGCCGTGGAACCTCTTGGGGGTGACGTCCGGGGCCGCCACCAGGACCGTGCTCGGGACCGGGGGGAGCTTCGGTGACGGCGGCGCCGTCACGGCCGGGTCGACCAGGTTGGCCGCCGCCACCGGGAGGTACAGGGTGAACGTCGAGCCGACGCCCGGTTCGCTCACCACGCGCAGCTCGCCGCCCAGGAGCTCGGTCAGCTGCTGGCTGATGTTCAGGCCCAGGCCTGTGCCGCCGTACTTGCGGCTCGTCGTGCCGTCCGCCTGGCGGAACGCCTCGAAGATGACCGCCAGTTTCTCCTCCGGGATCCCGATCCCGGTGTCCTCGACCGCGAACGCGATGATGCCCGGTGCGTTCCGCAGCGCCTCCTGCTCCACCTCCGCCGGGTCGGCCGTGCGGATGTGCAGCCGGACGCCGCCCTCGTCGGTGAACTTCGCCGCGTTCGAGAGCAGGTTCCGGAGGATCTGCTGGAGGCGGTGCTCGTCCGTGTGGACGCTGCCCGGCACCGGCGGGTCGATGTGGACCGCGAACTCCAGGCCCTTGTCCGCGGTCAGCGGACGGCACAGGGACTCGACGTAGTCCACCAGCTCCGGCAGCGTGATGTCGGACATCTGCATGTCCAGCCGGCCCGCCTCGACCTTCGCCAGGTCCAGTATGTCGTTGATCAGCTGCTGCAGGTCGGACCCGGCCGCGTAGATCGTCTTCGCGAACTGGATCTGCTTCTCGGTCAGGTTCCCTTCCGGGTTCTCCGACAGCAGCTTGGCCAGGATCAACGCGCTGTTCAGCGGCGTGCGCAGCTCGTGCGACATGTTCGCCATGAACTCGGTCTTGTACTGCGACGCCACCGTCAGCTGCCCGGCGCGCTCCTCCAGCTCCTGGCGCGCCTGCTCGATCTCGCTGTTCTTGACTTCGATGTCGCGGTTCTGCTGGGCCAGCAGCGCCGCCTTCTCGGCCAGCTCCGTGTTCGACCGCCGCAGCTCGCCCTGCTGGGCCTGCAGCTGCTCCGACCGCGCCCGCAGCTCCTGCGCCAGCCGCTGCGACTCCGTGAGCAGCGCTTCCGTGCGCGAGTTCGACAGGATCGTGTTCACGTTGACGCCGATGGTGTGCCGCAGCTGCTCCAGCAGGTCCTGGTGGACCGTGCTGAACTCGTTGACCGAGGCCAGTTCCAGCACGCCGAGCACCTCGCCCTGGAACAGCACCGGCAGCACGATCAGGTTCACCGGCGCCGCCGAGCCGAGGCCGGAAGAGATCAGCGCGTACTCCGGCGGTGCGTTGTGGACCAGGATCGTGCGCTGGTCGACCGCGGCCTGGCCGATCAGCGACTCGCCCATCCCGAACCGCAGGCCGGCGCGGGACTGCGCGAGCCCGTAGGCCGCGATGCACTCCAGCACCGTGCCGTCGCGGTCGTCGTCGCGGGCCAGGAAGAACGCGCCCTGCTGGGCCCGGACCAGCGGGGCCAGCTCGGACAGGATCAGCGCCGCGACCGACGCCAGGTCGCGGTGCCCCTGCATCCGCCCCGACAGCTGCGCGAGGTTCGTCTTCAGCCAGTCCTGCTCGCGGTTGGTCCTCGTCGTCTCCTTGAGGTTCGCGATCATCTGGTTGATGTTGTCCTTGAGGTCCGCGACCTCGCCGGACGCGTCGACCGTGATGTGCCGGGTCAGGTCGCCGGCGGTCACCGCGGTCGCCACCTGCGCGATCGCGCGGACCTGCGTGGTCAGGTTCCCG is a genomic window of Amycolatopsis lexingtonensis containing:
- a CDS encoding helix-turn-helix transcriptional regulator is translated as MTTSLSAVAAVHTPVRRREARSPAVSDDETVRGLARALVRRAAELADPDSAGRRPLLDVTEMGVRCLLVPVVPAAHDLLSPREHEVARMVAQGCTNRAIARVLDISLYTVSAHMRRIFTKLGVGTRAAMVAALSGQDAPGGFDAV